Proteins encoded within one genomic window of Candidatus Curtissbacteria bacterium:
- a CDS encoding non-heme iron oxygenase ferredoxin subunit, with protein sequence MSKVKVATISEVEKGKVKQVKIGDDLVALYHTASDEWYATSDICTHEECNLSYEGGKLSDYETECDCHGSRFDIRTGKVLLPPAFEDLKTYKVFVENDDVYVET encoded by the coding sequence TTGTCAAAAGTTAAAGTTGCGACAATTTCGGAAGTAGAAAAAGGGAAAGTGAAGCAGGTCAAAATTGGTGATGATTTGGTCGCTTTGTACCATACAGCTAGCGATGAGTGGTACGCGACAAGCGATATTTGTACTCACGAAGAGTGTAATTTGAGTTACGAAGGCGGCAAATTGTCCGATTATGAGACGGAATGCGATTGTCATGGTTCGAGGTTTGATATTAGAACAGGAAAAGTTTTACTGCCTCCAGCATTTGAGGATCTGAAAACGTACAAGGTATTTGTGGAAAACGATGATGTATATGTCGAAACTTAA
- a CDS encoding SufD family Fe-S cluster assembly protein — protein MKLIKVGENQKKLIALDLSVDKTLDVILAGENAEVEVVGLVLGTGTDERSLDANIVHAAPNTKSNVNVRAVLKNRSTFAFRGMVRIENGAKGSDAYLRSDALLFDDAKMGDDTPALEILEQDVKAGHAATVGKVDEQMIFYLMSRGLSRSQAEKMLIQGFINPIQEKLGKPARSYFGTSDSVRKRAKERSLAGDNGGDLIVKS, from the coding sequence ATGAAGTTAATTAAGGTTGGAGAAAATCAGAAAAAGTTGATTGCTCTCGACTTATCTGTAGATAAAACTTTGGATGTTATTTTGGCGGGAGAAAATGCGGAAGTGGAGGTTGTAGGGCTAGTTTTGGGCACAGGAACGGATGAAAGATCACTCGATGCGAACATAGTTCATGCTGCGCCAAATACAAAATCGAACGTAAATGTGCGGGCGGTTTTAAAAAACAGATCGACTTTTGCTTTCCGGGGAATGGTCAGGATAGAAAACGGGGCGAAGGGGTCGGACGCGTACTTGAGGAGTGACGCGCTTTTGTTTGATGACGCGAAAATGGGGGATGACACACCAGCCCTTGAGATTCTGGAGCAGGACGTTAAAGCAGGGCATGCCGCGACTGTAGGTAAAGTGGACGAACAGATGATTTTTTATTTAATGAGCCGAGGACTAAGTAGATCTCAAGCCGAAAAGATGCTGATTCAGGGATTTATAAATCCAATTCAGGAAAAGTTAGGGAAACCCGCCCGATCTTACTTTGGCACTTCAGATTCTGTTCGAAAACGTGCCAAAGAGCGATCTTTGGCGGGTGACAATGGAGGTGACCTCATTGTCAAAAGTTAA
- the sufB gene encoding Fe-S cluster assembly protein SufB has product MASNVVLPVSDYRYGFSKPENYVFKSKKGLDRGVVEQISGMKNEPQWMREFRLRALDIFTSKRMPNWGANLSTINFDDIYYYIKPMQNQGKTWEDLPKEILDTYKAIGIPEAEKNFLGGVTAQYESESVYHSFQKKWEDMGVIFTDMDTGLREYGDLVKQYFGRSIPPADNKFAALNSAVWSGGSFIYVPPGVSVDIPLQAYFRINAANMGQFERTLIIVDEGAYVHYVEGCTAPVYSTDSLHAAVVEIFVKKGARCRYTTIQNWSNNVYNLVTKRAFVEEEGTMEWVDGNLGSKITMKYPSCYLVGRKARGEVLSLALANSGQHQDAGGKLMFLAPETTGEINSKSVSVGSGRTSYRGLVKVIKNAKGVKCNVRCDALLIAPASRSDTYPTMQVDEDDVTIGHEASVSRVGAEQLFYLMSRGLTEVEATSLIVNGFIEPIVKEIPLEYAVELNRLIQLNMEGSVG; this is encoded by the coding sequence ATGGCGAGCAATGTAGTTTTACCGGTTTCTGATTATCGTTACGGGTTCTCCAAACCGGAGAACTATGTTTTTAAGAGCAAGAAGGGCTTGGACCGTGGAGTTGTGGAGCAAATTAGCGGAATGAAGAACGAGCCGCAATGGATGAGGGAGTTTCGACTGAGGGCTCTGGATATTTTTACGAGTAAAAGAATGCCAAATTGGGGAGCGAACCTTTCGACGATTAACTTCGACGATATTTATTACTACATAAAGCCTATGCAAAATCAGGGAAAGACGTGGGAAGACTTGCCTAAAGAAATCCTCGACACGTATAAGGCGATTGGAATTCCGGAGGCGGAAAAGAACTTTTTGGGTGGAGTTACCGCTCAGTATGAAAGCGAATCCGTTTATCATTCGTTTCAGAAAAAGTGGGAAGACATGGGCGTTATTTTTACGGACATGGATACAGGTCTTCGGGAATACGGTGATCTGGTTAAACAATATTTCGGCAGAAGTATTCCACCCGCGGACAACAAATTTGCTGCATTAAATAGCGCTGTTTGGTCCGGAGGTTCCTTTATATATGTACCGCCGGGGGTTAGCGTAGATATTCCGCTTCAGGCTTATTTTAGGATCAATGCTGCAAATATGGGGCAGTTTGAAAGAACGCTGATTATTGTAGATGAAGGCGCGTATGTTCACTACGTTGAAGGTTGTACGGCACCCGTTTACTCGACAGATTCCCTCCATGCCGCGGTCGTCGAGATCTTTGTAAAAAAGGGTGCAAGGTGCCGCTATACAACCATCCAAAACTGGTCGAATAACGTTTACAACTTGGTTACAAAGAGGGCTTTTGTCGAAGAAGAAGGAACAATGGAATGGGTGGACGGTAACTTGGGGAGTAAGATCACGATGAAATATCCAAGTTGCTATTTGGTTGGAAGAAAGGCGCGGGGAGAAGTATTATCTTTGGCTTTGGCAAACAGCGGACAACACCAGGATGCAGGAGGAAAGCTGATGTTTTTGGCGCCGGAAACGACAGGGGAAATAAATTCTAAATCTGTAAGCGTTGGAAGTGGAAGGACGAGTTATCGGGGTTTGGTTAAAGTAATTAAAAACGCGAAGGGAGTTAAATGTAATGTTCGTTGCGATGCGCTTTTGATCGCCCCCGCGTCTCGAAGTGATACATACCCGACGATGCAAGTAGATGAAGATGACGTGACGATTGGACACGAAGCTAGCGTCAGTAGAGTTGGTGCTGAGCAGCTTTTCTATTTGATGAGCAGAGGTTTGACGGAAGTTGAAGCTACTTCTTTAATCGTAAATGGGTTCATCGAACCAATCGTCAAAGAGATTCCCTTGGAGTATGCCGTGGAGTTAAATCGGCTAATTCAACTAAATATGGAGGGGAGTGTTGGATGA
- the sufC gene encoding Fe-S cluster assembly ATPase SufC has product MLKVKNLKASIVDKEILKGVDLSVGSGQLHVIMGPNGSGKSTLSQVIAGHPSYVVNGGTISVNGKRVNKLTPDKRAKLGVFLGFQHPVEVPGVSVFSFLRKARQGVILSEAKNLRNGKGKILHSVQDDKGLSKLAEFRQELLEYASSLKFSDDFLRRSLNEGFSGGEKKRNEILQMMALKPKLVILDEIDSGLDIDALRLVAEAIKKFRRENPKSSVVLITHYARILKYLKADFVHVMVDGKIIKSGKQKLAQEIEEDGYQKFQADRHPGVATATIGSKEEILSLRSRMTKKGEQ; this is encoded by the coding sequence ATGCTTAAGGTTAAGAATTTGAAAGCTTCGATTGTAGATAAAGAGATCTTAAAGGGTGTTGACCTTTCGGTTGGTAGCGGCCAGCTACACGTGATTATGGGACCAAACGGAAGTGGAAAATCGACTTTGTCTCAAGTTATAGCAGGGCACCCTTCTTATGTAGTTAATGGGGGAACCATCAGCGTTAACGGAAAGAGGGTTAACAAGCTAACACCCGACAAGAGGGCAAAATTAGGCGTGTTTTTGGGGTTTCAGCACCCTGTTGAAGTTCCGGGAGTATCAGTTTTTAGCTTTCTCAGAAAAGCTCGGCAGGGTGTCATTCTGAGCGAAGCGAAGAATCTCAGAAATGGAAAAGGCAAGATCCTTCACTCCGTTCAGGATGACAAGGGTTTGTCCAAGTTAGCTGAGTTTAGGCAAGAGCTCCTTGAATACGCTTCTTCTTTAAAGTTTTCAGATGATTTCTTGAGACGGAGTTTGAATGAGGGGTTTAGCGGGGGAGAGAAAAAGAGGAATGAGATTTTGCAGATGATGGCTTTGAAGCCAAAACTTGTTATTTTGGACGAAATTGACAGCGGTTTGGATATTGATGCTTTGAGATTGGTAGCTGAGGCAATTAAAAAGTTTCGACGCGAAAATCCAAAATCTTCTGTTGTGTTGATTACTCATTACGCTCGGATTCTTAAATATTTAAAGGCGGATTTTGTGCATGTGATGGTCGACGGGAAGATTATTAAATCCGGAAAGCAGAAATTGGCGCAAGAAATTGAAGAGGATGGTTATCAAAAGTTCCAAGCAGATCGTCATCCTGGAGTGGCAACGGCCACGATAGGATCTAAAGAAGAGATTCTATCGCTTCGCTCCAGAATGACAAAGAAAGGAGAACAATAA
- a CDS encoding EVE domain-containing protein, with product MTKYWLLVTDPNNFEVMKAKNIAAMKARRKNFAEKVEPGDKVVFYLTKIGKFGGVAEFKSKSKYDEKKMFPVEKPGETHPWRFDIKFEVKLPEDKYVSAEEFKEKLVYLKKWPAKYWKLGFQGNIHEIPKEDYETLNK from the coding sequence ATGACAAAATATTGGCTTTTAGTTACAGATCCGAACAATTTTGAGGTAATGAAAGCGAAAAATATCGCGGCGATGAAGGCGAGGAGAAAGAACTTTGCCGAAAAAGTCGAACCGGGAGACAAAGTTGTGTTTTATCTGACGAAGATTGGGAAGTTTGGTGGGGTGGCGGAGTTTAAATCCAAGTCTAAATACGATGAAAAGAAAATGTTTCCTGTAGAAAAACCGGGGGAGACTCACCCGTGGAGATTTGATATTAAGTTCGAAGTGAAATTGCCGGAGGATAAGTATGTAAGTGCGGAGGAATTTAAAGAAAAGCTTGTTTATTTAAAAAAATGGCCTGCAAAATATTGGAAATTAGGCTTTCAAGGAAACATCCACGAAATTCCAAAAGAAGATTACGAAACATTAAATAAATGA